A region of the Chloroflexota bacterium genome:
GATCTTGATGATGCCGTCGCCCTGACAGGCCTCGCAGCGACCGCCCTTGACGTTGAAGGAGAACCGTCCGGGGCGATAGCCACGCGCCCGCGCCTCCGGCAGGCTGGCGAACAGCTCCCGAATGTAGGTGAAGACGCCGGTGTAGGTGGCCGGGTTCGATCGGGGTGTGCGCCCGATGGGGGATTGGTCGATGTCGATGACCTTGTCCAGGTTCTCCACCCCCAGGATGGCCTCGTGCTTACCCGGCTTCTCCTTGGCCCGGTAGAGGATCTGCGCCAGGCGCCGGTATAGCACGTCGATGATCAGCGTGGACTTGCCGGATCCTGACACGCCGGTGATCACCACCAGCTTGCCCAACGGGATGCGCACGTCGATGTGCTTCAGGTTGTGCTCGCTGGCGCCCTTGATGATCAGGTATTGCCCGTTGCCCGGCCGACGCGCCTCTGGGACCGGGATCTCCTTATCGCCGCGCAGGTAGGCGGCCGTCAGCGAATCCGGGCATCGCAGGAACTCCTCCAACGGCGCCGAGCAGACCACGTGGCCGCCCTTCTCGCCGGCCCCCGGACCCAGATCGACGATCCAATCGGCGGCGCGCATCATCTCCTCGTCGTGCTCCACCACCAGGACCGTGTTGCCCAGATCACGCAGCCCCGCGAGCGTGCGGATCAGCCGGGCGTTGTCGCGCTGGTGCAACCCGATGGAGGGCTCGTCCAGGATGTAGAGCACCCCCATGAGCTGGGAGCCGATCTGGGTGGCCAGGCGGATGCGTTGCGCCTCGCCGCCGCTGAGGGTGTTGGCCGCCCGATCCAGGGTCAGGTAGTCCAACCCCACGTCCGCCATGAAGCCGAGCCGGGCGTGGAGCTCCTTCAGGATCTGGCGGGCGATGGTATACTCGCGCTGCGTCAGCGGCGAATCGGACGGCACGCGCGTGGGATCGCCCTCGTCCTGGGTGCCCTGCAGCCACTCGATGAACTGGAGCGCCTCCGTCACGGACATGCGCGTGATGTCATGGATGTTCTTCCCGGCGATGGTGACCGCCAGGGCCTCGGGGCGCAGCCGCTTCCCCTCGCACGCCGGGCAGGGGCGGCTCGACATGAAGCGCTCCAGCTCGCTCTTCACGTAATCGGAGGTCGTCTCCCGGTATCGACGCTGGAGGTGGGGGATCACCCCCTCGAAGAACGTCTCGTATGTGCGCACGTGGCCTTGCGAGTTGCGGTAGCGGATGGTGATGGTATCGCCTCTGCGCCCGCCGTACATGAGGATATTCTTCTGTCGGGCGCTCAGCTCACGATAGGGCACCCGCATGGGGATCTCGTAGTACTCACAGACGGCGCGCAGCAGCTGGCTGTAATACGTCTCGCCCTGTCCCTGGCGCGGCGCCCATCCCGGCGCTTTGATCGCCCCTTCGGCCAGGGAGAGCGATGGATCGGGCACGATCAGATCCGGGTCGAACTCCAGCTGACTGCCCAGGCCGGTGCAGACCGGACACGCCCCATGTGGGCTGTTGAACGAGAAGGTGCGCGGCTCGATCTCCGGCAGGCTGATGCCGCAGTAGGCGCACGCGTAATGCTCCGAGAAGATGCGATCGCGCGGCGGATCGTGGGTGACGTCGCTGACCACCATCACGCCGTCGCCCATGCGCAGGGCGGTCTCCACCGAGTCGGCCAGCCGGGTGCGATCCAGCCCGGTGGGCTCATTGCCGTTGCTGGGAGGGCCTGGTTTGCGCACGATCAGCCGGTCCACCACCGCCTCGATGGTGTGATTCTTGTAGCGGTCCAGCTCGATGTCCTCATCGACCTCCCGGATCACGCCGTCCACCCGAACGCGCACGAAGCCGGCCTTGCGGATATCCTCGAAGATCCCCTTGTGCTCGCCCTTGCGATCCTTGATCAGCGGCGCCAGGATCAGGATGCGGCTGCCCTCCGGGTAGTCCATGATGGCGTCCACGATCTGCTCGACCGTTTGGGCGGAGATCTCCCGGCCGCACTGCGGGCAGTGGGGGATGCCGATGCGGGCGAACAGAAGGCGCAGGTAGTCGTACACCTCGGTCACCGTGCCCACGGTGGAGCGCGGGTTCCGGGAGGTGCCCTTCTGATCGATGGAGATCGCCGGGCTTAGCCCCTCGATCTGATCCACGTCCGGCTTCTCCATCAGCCCGAGGAACTGGCGCGCGTAGGCGGAGAGCGATTCGACGTAGCGGCGTTGTCCCTCCGCATAAATGGTATCGAAGGCCAGGCTGGACTTGCCCGACCCGGACAGCCCTGTAATGACCACCAGCTTGTCGCGGGGGATCTCCACGTCGATGTTCTTCAGGTTATGTTCTCGTGC
Encoded here:
- the uvrA gene encoding excinuclease ABC subunit UvrA, giving the protein MAQDRLIVRGAREHNLKNIDVEIPRDKLVVITGLSGSGKSSLAFDTIYAEGQRRYVESLSAYARQFLGLMEKPDVDQIEGLSPAISIDQKGTSRNPRSTVGTVTEVYDYLRLLFARIGIPHCPQCGREISAQTVEQIVDAIMDYPEGSRILILAPLIKDRKGEHKGIFEDIRKAGFVRVRVDGVIREVDEDIELDRYKNHTIEAVVDRLIVRKPGPPSNGNEPTGLDRTRLADSVETALRMGDGVMVVSDVTHDPPRDRIFSEHYACAYCGISLPEIEPRTFSFNSPHGACPVCTGLGSQLEFDPDLIVPDPSLSLAEGAIKAPGWAPRQGQGETYYSQLLRAVCEYYEIPMRVPYRELSARQKNILMYGGRRGDTITIRYRNSQGHVRTYETFFEGVIPHLQRRYRETTSDYVKSELERFMSSRPCPACEGKRLRPEALAVTIAGKNIHDITRMSVTEALQFIEWLQGTQDEGDPTRVPSDSPLTQREYTIARQILKELHARLGFMADVGLDYLTLDRAANTLSGGEAQRIRLATQIGSQLMGVLYILDEPSIGLHQRDNARLIRTLAGLRDLGNTVLVVEHDEEMMRAADWIVDLGPGAGEKGGHVVCSAPLEEFLRCPDSLTAAYLRGDKEIPVPEARRPGNGQYLIIKGASEHNLKHIDVRIPLGKLVVITGVSGSGKSTLIIDVLYRRLAQILYRAKEKPGKHEAILGVENLDKVIDIDQSPIGRTPRSNPATYTGVFTYIRELFASLPEARARGYRPGRFSFNVKGGRCEACQGDGIIKIEMQFLPDVYVPCEVCHGRRYNREALEIKYRDKSIADVLDMTVEEAMEFFKNIPRIRNKLQTLYDVGLGYIKLGQPATTLSGGEAQRVKLSKELSRRATGRTLYILDEPTTGLHFADIARLLSVLDRLVDQGNTVLVIEHNMDVIKHADWIIDLGPEGGDKGGWVIAEGTPEQVAEVEKSYTGQFLKRVLKGKRALQPAEVIAATGRR